Below is a genomic region from Bacillus mycoides.
TTCTAAATGAAGACGTGTAATACCGATACGTTTCTTTTTACCGTCTACTTCGATTTCAATCCAACCATTTTCACCAATTGGCTTATCAAATTGAGAGATTTGGTAAGCTTTCGGATTATCTGGGTAGAAATAGTTTTTACGGTCGAACTTCGTTTCCGTTGCGATTTCACAGTTTAATGCCATTGCGGCTTTCATTGCAAAGTTAACTGCTTCCTTATTTAAAGTAGGAAGTACCCCTGGGTATCCTAAGTCAATTACACTTGTTTGTGTATTTGGCTCCGCTCCGAATTCTGTTGGACTCGCAGAGAAAATTTTCGAATTTGTTTTTAACTCAACGTGAACCTCTAAACCAATAATTGTTTCTAAATTCATCTATGCTCGCCTCCTTACAGACTTGCTTTTTTTGTATGATAGTCTGTTGCTTGCTCAAACGCATGTGCAACGCGGTAAATCGTCGTTTCATCGAAGTGTTTACCAATGATTTGTAGACCAAGTGGCATGTTGTTAGCACCGAATCCACATGGAACAGAAATCGCTGGAACACCCGCTAAGTTTACTGGAATTGTTAAAATGTCATTTGCATACATTGTCATTGGATCGTCCACTTTTTCGCCCACTTTAAATGCTGGAGTTGGCGTTGTTGGTCCAATAATAACATCGTAGTTAGCAAATACATTTTCAAAGTCATTTTTAATTAATGTACGTACTTGTTGTGCTTTTTTGTAATATGCATCATAGTAACCAGAGCTAAGAGCAAATGTACCAAGCATAATACGACGTTTTACTTCATCACCGAAACCTTCGCTACGTGTGTTTTTGTAAAGATCTAATAAGTTATTTACATTATCAGAACGAACACCGTAACGTACGCCATCAAAGCGTGAAAGGTTCGCAGATGCTTCAGAAGAAGATAATAAGTAATACGTTGCTAGAGCGTATTTAGAGTGCGGAAGAGATACTTCCTCCCAAGTTGCGCCCATACCTTCTAATACTTTTAAAGCAGCTAGTACTGACTCACGAGCTTCTTCGCCAACACCTTCGCCTAAGTATTCTTTCGGTACAGCAATACGTAAACCTTTAACATCACCTGTTAAACCAGCTAAGTAGTTTCCTACTTCAACGTTTGCAGAAGTTGCATCCATACGGTCAATACCTGAAATAGCTTGTAATAAGTATGCATTGTCTTCTACTGTACGTGTAATCGGTCCGATTTGGTCAAGTGAAGATGCGA
It encodes:
- the gatA gene encoding Asp-tRNA(Asn)/Glu-tRNA(Gln) amidotransferase subunit GatA, with translation MSLFDHSVSELHKKLNNKEISVTDLVEESYKRISDVEDNVKAFLTLDEENARAKAKELDAKIGAEDNGLLFGMPIGVKDNIVTNGLRTTCASKILANFDPIYDATVVQKLKAADTVTIGKLNMDEFAMGSSNENSGFYATKNPWNLDYVPGGSSGGSAAAVAAGEVLFSLGSDTGGSIRQPAAYCGVVGLKPTYGRVSRYGLVAFASSLDQIGPITRTVEDNAYLLQAISGIDRMDATSANVEVGNYLAGLTGDVKGLRIAVPKEYLGEGVGEEARESVLAALKVLEGMGATWEEVSLPHSKYALATYYLLSSSEASANLSRFDGVRYGVRSDNVNNLLDLYKNTRSEGFGDEVKRRIMLGTFALSSGYYDAYYKKAQQVRTLIKNDFENVFANYDVIIGPTTPTPAFKVGEKVDDPMTMYANDILTIPVNLAGVPAISVPCGFGANNMPLGLQIIGKHFDETTIYRVAHAFEQATDYHTKKASL